ACTCGCTAACTTTTTTAAGGGTGAAGTATTATAGATTTTAATTGTTAGGGTAATCTTATTCCAACCAAGTTTTGGAAAGGTATAAGCTGCAGGGCTACCTTTAATCTGAGTGCCATCTTCAAAACTCCAAATTACTTCGTTTCGTAAAGGGCTACAAACGTCCTGAACTTCCAACTCTGTTGCACTATTGAAACAATTTCCGTTATACGTTGCACTTATGCCTTCCCCATCTTGCTGTTGATTAGCAAATACTACGTTTGGTAATCCAGCTTGACTTGTGCCAGAAACTTCTACGCCAGGTTTAATGCTTGATGTAACTCTTGTATATCCTATATCTGCAGGCCCTCCTCTTATATCTGGTTGTTGTATAAATGGAACTTCCGTCTCTCCATCAATGGCCATATAGATGAATTTTCTGCCGGGGCCATTAACAGGTCCTAGTTTAAGTGCTCCAAAGGCTTCAGTTACTGACTGGTCGATTATGTTAATTGCTGCAGCGATTTCTGCACCAGTTACTCCTGCAATTAGCGGCAGTTGGAGCAGGAATGACGATTCTCCATTTGTTGGGTCTCCTCTTAGTGTAACATACAGGAAGTCTCCATTTTCAGAGAATTCGATACCGTACACGTTAGGTGGTCCTGTATATCCAAGAGGGATTTCAATTCTATTGCTTAAGGATGGCGGGCTTGGAGGCGTTGATGATGGGTTACCTTTGTCCAAATCATAAACTTCAATATAATTTTCTCCGTTTGCATCGGTATAACCTACCGCAATTTTATTGCCTTCTAAGTTTGTAGAAATATATCCGCTGTAGGATGCATTATTCTCTTTTGGTACCCCTATCGACTGAGAAATGGTACTAGTTCCTGAGCTATCAATCGTTGTAAAAGTAAAGATATTTGTATCCTGTTCTTGAGAGATCAAAATATAGCCAGTTTCGTCTCCATTTTTTACTGCTGAGACTTTTTCTGTTACTGGGTATGCTATTGGTACATTTGTTTCGGTTATAATTCCTTGACCTCCATTATACCTTAAATCAATCGTTGCTCGGGTGAGGATTTTGGTGTCTTTATCAATATAAATGACGTAGTACTCGTGATGAGGACATTCATTACAATTGGATTTAGGAACAATTACTATTCCTTGAGAGGCATCAGGATCGGCATTGATAATTGAGTTTCCATTACCATCTGTAATCAACTCATCATTGCCGTTGTAAATGTTAATACCGTCGGTATAATATGCCAAGCCTCCTGATGGGCCATATACCATTGCCGTAGCCGTATTGGAATTTAATGGGTTTGAGCCTGCATTATCTATTGGGGAAACAGTAACATCATTGGGGTCTGTTTCTGGAGTGCCAAATACGTCACCTTCTGAAGCCAAAGAGTCTTCTTCAATAGGTGGTCCAAAATCAGTTAAAAACTCGATTGTTGCACCATTCCCGAAATACCATTTTTCTGCACCACCACCACTTGCCGCTTGTTGCAAACAAAACTTCACAGTAATAGATGCTGTTCGTGAGCAGCCAGTGTTTTCATTAGTTACTTCTACAGAATAACAGCCACTTGAATCAACATCTATAGTTCGCGATGTGTCTCCGGTTGGGTACCATAAATAACTATAATTTCCAATAGGTAATGTTCCTTTGTATGGGTTAAGCTTAAGCGTATTTCCTCCACATACTGTAGTGTCAGCTTTTGGCTTATCGTTAAACATTGGTCTTTGTGGATAGGTGCCAACGTTGACATTAAAGCTTTCAGTAACAGTACTAGGGTTTGTATTGCTATTTGTCGTTTTTGTTAAAGAAACTGTATAAACACCTTCACTAATAAAATTATGGTTTATACTTCTTACATCAGTATAGCTACCGGCATCTAATGGGTTGCTTGGGTTAACAATATCCCAAACCCAATTGCTTGAACTTGTATCTGTGTCAAAGAAAAATGACGGTCGAATACAGCTCATATCTGGAGTTTCGCCACCTCCTCCCGTGCCGCCACCTCCGGTAGAAGGTGTGCCTGGTGAATAGTCTACTACACAATGTTGTGGAGATTGATAGATTTGACCCATCGCAAAACTCGAAGTACTAACCAGAAGTGTGGTTAATAACAAGTTTTTTAGATATGTTTCAATACTTTGGGTCATTAAACGTTTTAGTTTCTACCAAGAAATCAAATCTTGATCCAAACCTTTTAAGGTTTACCAGAATAAATGGTAATATCTTTAAAAGGTTTAAAAAAAACGATTTTTGGGCTTGTTTATTTGATTTTATGGCTTAATTTATCCTTTCATTTATCCATTTTAATAAGCGGTAGCATTTTGGAATGAAATTTGCCCTGAATAAGTGAACTAGGGACATCCCATTTGTTATGAGAAAACTAACATTCATATTATTTCTAACTGCGTTAGCTGGGAGCGTGAAAGCTCAAGATCCACAGTTTTCGCAATTTTATGCTGCACCGCTATATCACAATCCTGCTTTTGCGGGAAGTGCTTATGCACCAAGGGTGATGTTTAATTACCGAAATCAATGGCCTTCTTTGGGAGCCAATTTTGTCACAAATGTTATCACAATCGATGCATATGCCGAAAAGCTAAATAGTGGATTTGGGATTATGTTTTTGGATGATCAACAAGGAAGCAATAGGCTAAAGTCTACTGAGTTTTCTGGTTTTTATTCTTACCAAATGAATCTTATTGATGATCACTTTATAAGGTTTGGTGCCCAAGCAACATATTCCAATAGAGGGTTTAATCCGATTGGGTTGACTTTTGGAGATCAATTTAATAATAGTGGTTATACTGGTAATCCAACCAATGATCCATTGGCTAATTCGGCTAATATTCAACCAGTCAATTTTGTTGACTTTGGAGCTGGTTTACTTTATTATAACCCTAAAGCGTTTTTAGGAGTTGCGGTAAATCACTTAACTGAGCCTACTATGAATTTTTTAGGGTCTGGTACTGGAGATGTATTACCACGAAAAATAACTGTGAACGGAGGGTTTAATGTTCCTTTAGATAATTCATTCTCGAGTGCAGGAAACATTGATAAAGAATTTACACTTACCCCTGCATTTCTTTTTAAGCAGCAAGGTAAATTTTCTCAGCTGGATTTAGGAGCATATGTGACATATACACCATTGACTTTGGGTTTATGGTACAGAGGTATTCCTATTAAAAAGCAAGAAACAACCAGAGCCAATCATGATGCCTTGATTGCCTTATTAGGTTTTAGATTCGATAGCTTTTCTATTGGTTATAGCTATGATCTTACTATTTCGGGACTCGGAGCTTCGTCGGGAGGTGCTCATGAATTGTCTATCTCATATCAGTTTGAAGCATTCGAAAGTGAAAAGAATCCTCATATAAGAAGAAGGAAAAAAGCACTGTCTTGTCCGAAGTTTTAAAATTTCGAAAATTGCATATTAATAAAGGCTTGGGATTCTCAAGCCTTTTTCTTTTATATTGCGTGTTCGCTAATCAAACCCTGAATACAATATGGCATCTAAGCTTTGGGCAAGAAAGCCCATCAAACAATTAATAGGCGAAGCCTCTGACGGCAAAAACGAACTCACAAGGTCACTTTCGGCAACTAGTTTGGTTGCTTTGGGTATTGGAGCAATAATTGGAGCGGGTTTATTCTCCTTAACTGGTATAGCTGCAGCTAATCACGCAGGTCCAGCAGTCACCCTTTCTTTTGTTTTGGCTGGTATAGGCTGTGCATTTGCAGGTTTGTGTTATGCGGAGTTTGCATCTATGATTCCAACTGCGGGTAGTGCATATACATATTCTTATGCTACATTAGGTGAATTTGTAGCTTGGATAATTGGTTGGGATTTGGTTTTGGAATATGCCCTTGGTGCAGCAACTGTTGCTGTGTCTTGGTCTCAATATTTATTGGAACTACTAAGTTCCCTGGGAATTCATTTACCTGTTCAACTAATTTGTTCTCCATTTGAAACCATCAACCTAAGTGATGGAACTGTAGTGAATGGTGGATTGATAAACCTTCCTGCAATTTTTATTGTGGTGCTTTTATCATTGCTTTTGATTCGAGGTACAAGTGGTTCTGCCAAAATGAACAATATACTTGTGATTTTGAAGCTTGCTGTTGTCTTCATGTTCATCATACTAGGTTGGAAATTCATGGATCCTGCTAATCATACGCCTTTTATTCCAGATAATACGGGAGTAAGAGGGCAATTTGGATGGTCAGGGATTGCGGCAGGAGCTGCCGTTGTATTTTTCGCTTTTATCGGTTTTGACGCGGTATCTACTGCGGCTCAAGAAGCAAAAGATCCCCAGCGAACTATGCCAATAGGAATCCTTGGTTCATTGGTTGTATGTACCATACTGTACGTACTTTTCTCTTATGTAATGACAGGCTTGGTTCCTTTTACGGTATTTGCAAATGACGCTAAACCTGCTGCAACTGCATTTGCTCAAACAGGGTATGATTTCCTTCAAAAAGGACTTATTATAGCTATTCTTGCTGGTTACACATCTGTAATGCTTGTAATGTTATTAGGTCAGAGTAGAGTATTTTACTCTATGAGTAAGGATGGGTTATTGCCTAAGTTCTTTGGAGATGTACACCCAAAATTTCGCTCTCCATGGAAAACTAATCTATTCTTTATGGGTTTTGTGTCCATTTTTGCTGGTTTTGTTCCAGTAAGTGATCTAGGTCATATGGTAAGTATAGGTACTTTATTTGCTTTTGCCTTGGTTTGTTTTGGTGTATGGATAATGAGAATCAAGCAACCGGATCTACCTAGAGCATTTAAGACGCCATTTGTGCCAGTGATCCCTATACTAGGAATTTTGGTTTGTGTATATTTAATGACATCATTACCTATAGAAGCTTGGTATAGGCTATCTTTATGGCTAGGGCTTGGTTTGGCTATTTATTTCTTTTATGGAAGGAATCATAGTAAACTTAACAATGACAAAGATTAATAATTTGCAATACTTCTCTCCTGCGAAATTTTGATTTCGCAGGAATTCACTTTACTTTTCAACAATCTATCAATCCAATTTAGAAAACTATGTTATTAAACTTTATCAATTCTCTTTTGCTCTTCTTTCAAGAACCAGTAGAAATGGGTCTCGACGAACGAATCAATGAAGCTTTTACACCGGTTTCAGAAGGTTGGCAATCAATTGTACTTTACCCAATATTTGGTGTTCCTATTGTTTTACTGATTTTGGTACTTGGTGCTACATTTTTCACTGTTTATTTTTCTTTTATTAATATCAGAAGGTTTCCTCTTGCTATTCAAGTTGTTCGTGGGAAATTTGATGCTATCGAGCAAGGAGCTGAGCCCGTAAACACCTCCAACTTAAATGTTGTTGATGGAGATATTGTAGATACAATTAGGATTGAAGGACATGAAGGTGAGGTTAGTCATTTTCAAGCATTGGCTACAGCGGTTTCTGGAACAGTTGGTTTAGGTAATATTGCTGGTGTTGCATTGGCAATTGCACTTGGCGGGCCAGGAGCTACCTTTTGGATGATTATTTGTGGACTTATTGGTATGTCAACAAAGTTTGTTGAGTGTACACTTGGTGTAAAGTATCGTGACGTTGGAGCTGATGGTACTGTTTATGGTGGTCCTATGTATTACCTTACTAAAGGTTTCAATGAGATAGGAATGAAAGGTGCAGGAAAGGTATTGGCTGTTATTTTTGCAGTTCTATGCGTAGGAGCATCATTTGGTGGAGGAAACGCTGCCCAGTCAAATCAAGCTGCTTCTCAAATAGCATCAATGATTGGATGGCAAAGCGGAAGCTCAGGAACAGTAATCGGAGTGGTATTGGCCATTATAGTAGGAATTGTTATCATTGGAGGAATTAAGAGAATCGCTCAAGTAACTGAAAAAGTTGTTCCATTTATGGCGGCAATTTATGTAGGAGCTTGCTTGTTTATCATTTTTGCCAATTTCTCATATATTGATGATGCGTTTGGATTGATTTTTACAAATGCATTTACACCAGAAGCTGGTATTGGTGGATTGTTTGGTGTAATGATTGTTGGTTTTCAACGTGCTGCCTTTTCTAATGAGGCAGGTGCGGGATCTGCATCTATTGCCCACTCCGCGGTAAGAACAAACTATCCAGCATCTGAAGGGATTGTTGCACTTCTTGAGCCATTTATTGATACAGTAGTAATATGCACAATGACTGCACTTGTGATTATTATGTATAATAGCACTGGTGTTTTTGATTATGGTGTTGCAGAAGTAATAATAGATGGTCAAACAGTAGAAGGTTCAGTGCTTACATCAATGGCATTTGCATCAGTTATTCCATGGTTTCCATACATTCTTACACTAGCAATTGTACTTTTTGCTATATCGACAATGATATCTTGGTCATATTACGGATTGCAAGCTTGGATGTTCCTTTTTGGAAAAAGTAGAGCGGCGGACCTTTCTTACAAAGTTCTCTTTTTGATATTCATAGTAATAGGGGCTGCAGCGAATATGTCAGCAGTATGGGGTTTTTCAGATGCAATGATTCTTGCACTTGTTTTCCCAAATATGATAGGTTTATTCTTCTTATTCCCTAAGGTAAAAGAAGAAATGAATCGTTATTTAGACGCAATTGGAGTTAAGAAATTCTTTAAAGGTTAAATATTTAAGTGGTAGAGCTCCTTTATGGGTTCTACCACTTTTTCACCATTTCGTCAATTAGCTTTTGGAGAAATTGCGTTTTTTGACCTACCTCCCCATTACCAATTAACTTGTCGTCGATTTTAGTAATTGGCATAACCCTCTTTGTAGAGCTTGTTGTGAAAATCTCGTCGGCATTTATAAACTCCTCTAAAGTAACTGGCCTTTCTTCAATTTTGAAGTGTGGTTTTGCTAGTTCTAGCACAGTTTGACGAGTAATACCATTCAGTATGTTTTCATTGGGGGTGATAAGTAAGTTATCCTTAAAATGGAAAATGTTACTTCGGCTTAATTCGCTTACCTCACCGTTTTTATGATACAGAACATCACTAGCACCAGCTTTTTTTATTTCAGGTTGTAATATTAGTAAGTGCTTATAATCTGTGCTTTTTATTGCTGGTATATCGCGTACGAATTCATAGGTTATAACACTCATTCCAGTCGTATAAGATGATGCGGTAACATAGTGAATGTCTTCACTTATAATTAATAAGTTTGACTGCGTCACAGAAATGCTATCTTCGGCATAGCCGCCAGTCAAAACAAACCTGATTGCACACTCTTCAAGGCCGCTTAGTTTAATTAACTTTTCTACAACCTCAAAGGCCTCTTTCTTGTTTAATGGGCTTGAAATCCCCATTCTTTTGGCAGAGTTTTCATACCTAGCCCAATACATGTCCCATTGAAATGGCTTGCCGTTGTAGGTTCTGAAGTAATCAAATAGTCCGTATCCACGAAGTAAACCTAGGTCACTAATGTGGATATTTGTATCGCTAGTAGGAGCGATTTTTCCGTTAAAGAAACAATGATGCATTAGGATATTTTAATATTCAAAATTAACATTCTAGGCGAAGGAAACAATCAACCTTTTAATCGAAATTTTGGGGAATAGTGTTCTGTATCCTTTTTTTTGTACAAAAAATCCGCCATTTTTACGTGTACAATAAATTCCTAACACTCAAGCCATTTTCAATAAAGAAATATGAAAGGCGTTACTTTAGAAAACGAATACGCTTACATCAAAGATAGTAAGGTATTTTTAAAAGGGTATTTGGATATGCCCGACAGACAAATAGGAGAAGTAAAAAGAACAGAAGAAGAAGCTTTTCAGTACTTTGTTAACCGCTATGAAATTGCTACCAACAAGGTAGATCAACTAGAAAAAGAAATAGAAGAAGCTCAAAACAAGGGCTCTTATCTTACTAAGCTGCTTCAGCTTAGAAAAAGGTTATACAATTTTGATGGGATCGGTGACTTTTTACCTCTTTTAAAAAGATTGGATGAAAAAGAAGAAATCCTGAATGGTCTAATTGCCGAAAATCAAGAAAACAACTTGCAGATTAAGCAAGCTTTACTTGAAGAGGCTAAAAAGTACGAAGATAGTACCGACTGGATGCCTTCTTCAGATGCTTTACAAGATATTCGTACTCGTTGGATAAGAACGGGACCGGTAGATAAAGATCGGAACGATGAACTTGAAGAAGCATTTAAACTCATTCTTGATAACTTTTACCAACGTAGAAAGACCTTCTTTGATGAGCAAAATAGACAAATAGACGAAGGCAAGGCAAGACTCGAAGAGTTGATCGAGTTGGCTCGTATGCTTGTTAGAAACAAAGATATTGATCAGGCTTTTGAAGATATGAAAAGCTATCAACGTGAGTGGAAGGAGATTGATGTTGTTCCGCCAAAGTTGGTAAAGTTTTTATATCGCAAGTTCCGTCAATACAATACTTATTTCTATGAAAAATATGCCAAAGAGAAAGGCATAGAAGTAAAGAAAAGAGTAGATCCTCGAGTAGAGTCACAATTGAAAATGATGAAGGAGGCTGAAAGGCTTTCAAGTGCAGAAAATGAAGAAATTTTTAATGCAACATCTGCAGCAAAGGTATTACTCAATGAGTGGAAGAAAGTAAGAGTTCCTTCTCACCTAGCCGACAGGAATGTTGCAGAGCGTTTCCGTTCTGCTTGTGATAAGATTTTTGAATTAAGCTATCTTATGAAAGTTGTTACGCGTAAGCATCCAACTTTCAACTTTTACACTGACGAGCAAAAAATTGCAGTTAAGTATCGTGAGATGGAAAATATCGTTCGTAGAGCGAGAACAGATTTAGAAGAATTGGTAAGCAATTCTCAAAATGCCGGTTCCAATATGGGAGAGGATATG
This portion of the Spirosomataceae bacterium TFI 002 genome encodes:
- a CDS encoding type IX secretion system membrane protein, PorP/SprF family is translated as MRKLTFILFLTALAGSVKAQDPQFSQFYAAPLYHNPAFAGSAYAPRVMFNYRNQWPSLGANFVTNVITIDAYAEKLNSGFGIMFLDDQQGSNRLKSTEFSGFYSYQMNLIDDHFIRFGAQATYSNRGFNPIGLTFGDQFNNSGYTGNPTNDPLANSANIQPVNFVDFGAGLLYYNPKAFLGVAVNHLTEPTMNFLGSGTGDVLPRKITVNGGFNVPLDNSFSSAGNIDKEFTLTPAFLFKQQGKFSQLDLGAYVTYTPLTLGLWYRGIPIKKQETTRANHDALIALLGFRFDSFSIGYSYDLTISGLGASSGGAHELSISYQFEAFESEKNPHIRRRKKALSCPKF
- a CDS encoding amino acid/polyamine/organocation transporter, APC superfamily, translated to MASKLWARKPIKQLIGEASDGKNELTRSLSATSLVALGIGAIIGAGLFSLTGIAAANHAGPAVTLSFVLAGIGCAFAGLCYAEFASMIPTAGSAYTYSYATLGEFVAWIIGWDLVLEYALGAATVAVSWSQYLLELLSSLGIHLPVQLICSPFETINLSDGTVVNGGLINLPAIFIVVLLSLLLIRGTSGSAKMNNILVILKLAVVFMFIILGWKFMDPANHTPFIPDNTGVRGQFGWSGIAAGAAVVFFAFIGFDAVSTAAQEAKDPQRTMPIGILGSLVVCTILYVLFSYVMTGLVPFTVFANDAKPAATAFAQTGYDFLQKGLIIAILAGYTSVMLVMLLGQSRVFYSMSKDGLLPKFFGDVHPKFRSPWKTNLFFMGFVSIFAGFVPVSDLGHMVSIGTLFAFALVCFGVWIMRIKQPDLPRAFKTPFVPVIPILGILVCVYLMTSLPIEAWYRLSLWLGLGLAIYFFYGRNHSKLNNDKD
- a CDS encoding alanine or glycine:cation symporter, AGCS family; amino-acid sequence: MLLNFINSLLLFFQEPVEMGLDERINEAFTPVSEGWQSIVLYPIFGVPIVLLILVLGATFFTVYFSFINIRRFPLAIQVVRGKFDAIEQGAEPVNTSNLNVVDGDIVDTIRIEGHEGEVSHFQALATAVSGTVGLGNIAGVALAIALGGPGATFWMIICGLIGMSTKFVECTLGVKYRDVGADGTVYGGPMYYLTKGFNEIGMKGAGKVLAVIFAVLCVGASFGGGNAAQSNQAASQIASMIGWQSGSSGTVIGVVLAIIVGIVIIGGIKRIAQVTEKVVPFMAAIYVGACLFIIFANFSYIDDAFGLIFTNAFTPEAGIGGLFGVMIVGFQRAAFSNEAGAGSASIAHSAVRTNYPASEGIVALLEPFIDTVVICTMTALVIIMYNSTGVFDYGVAEVIIDGQTVEGSVLTSMAFASVIPWFPYILTLAIVLFAISTMISWSYYGLQAWMFLFGKSRAADLSYKVLFLIFIVIGAAANMSAVWGFSDAMILALVFPNMIGLFFLFPKVKEEMNRYLDAIGVKKFFKG
- a CDS encoding gliding motility-associated C-terminal domain-containing protein; amino-acid sequence: MTQSIETYLKNLLLTTLLVSTSSFAMGQIYQSPQHCVVDYSPGTPSTGGGGTGGGGETPDMSCIRPSFFFDTDTSSSNWVWDIVNPSNPLDAGSYTDVRSINHNFISEGVYTVSLTKTTNSNTNPSTVTESFNVNVGTYPQRPMFNDKPKADTTVCGGNTLKLNPYKGTLPIGNYSYLWYPTGDTSRTIDVDSSGCYSVEVTNENTGCSRTASITVKFCLQQAASGGGAEKWYFGNGATIEFLTDFGPPIEEDSLASEGDVFGTPETDPNDVTVSPIDNAGSNPLNSNTATAMVYGPSGGLAYYTDGINIYNGNDELITDGNGNSIINADPDASQGIVIVPKSNCNECPHHEYYVIYIDKDTKILTRATIDLRYNGGQGIITETNVPIAYPVTEKVSAVKNGDETGYILISQEQDTNIFTFTTIDSSGTSTISQSIGVPKENNASYSGYISTNLEGNKIAVGYTDANGENYIEVYDLDKGNPSSTPPSPPSLSNRIEIPLGYTGPPNVYGIEFSENGDFLYVTLRGDPTNGESSFLLQLPLIAGVTGAEIAAAINIIDQSVTEAFGALKLGPVNGPGRKFIYMAIDGETEVPFIQQPDIRGGPADIGYTRVTSSIKPGVEVSGTSQAGLPNVVFANQQQDGEGISATYNGNCFNSATELEVQDVCSPLRNEVIWSFEDGTQIKGSPAAYTFPKLGWNKITLTIKIYNTSPLKKLASNQILNKAIELTETVCSDSVIVDSIYIKPSPISNLSDITYLCFKDLNAGIIPQDSIFLVANATGGDTLFYDWTTSIGSTIQRGLGIDTLFIAAPSLYKLEITNEFDCLTKDETDARDGCEPKILLPTAITPNGDGLNESLKIIYAHIDDYNLRIFNRWGELVHDSSNPENQWDGKVKGRTQSPTVYPYVITYRSKDFPERGILRQKGTVWVLQ
- a CDS encoding branched-chain amino acid aminotransferase, which encodes MHHCFFNGKIAPTSDTNIHISDLGLLRGYGLFDYFRTYNGKPFQWDMYWARYENSAKRMGISSPLNKKEAFEVVEKLIKLSGLEECAIRFVLTGGYAEDSISVTQSNLLIISEDIHYVTASSYTTGMSVITYEFVRDIPAIKSTDYKHLLILQPEIKKAGASDVLYHKNGEVSELSRSNIFHFKDNLLITPNENILNGITRQTVLELAKPHFKIEERPVTLEEFINADEIFTTSSTKRVMPITKIDDKLIGNGEVGQKTQFLQKLIDEMVKKW